One genomic segment of Accipiter gentilis chromosome 29, bAccGen1.1, whole genome shotgun sequence includes these proteins:
- the LRRC26 gene encoding leucine-rich repeat-containing protein 26 → MHCGEDGSQEMHLVLLFSSSPACSTHKQLIPGRAELAAYLSGAVPGRGRDKGTALHLARAGITAKIFAEKSAAPPQGKPGPGAQPALGLQTEGGGKQGNACGCRESSTSTCSPCSQALPSTSTWHHRAQLRVPGRDGWLGKVTATRDPVRGAIPAPEVGEPSPPQWAAMGCWRGPSTMLACLLLLRPLPSPACPAACRCSSGEVDCIERALRKVPQSLPTNTSTLWLGYNFISVLGPHSFPPLSGLLLLSLPHNRLKLIHSQALVGLRALQELDLSNNYLTVLNPETFLPLTSLTTLNLGSNRLRELDPGVLHALPQLQAFLLQDNPWVCSCGILPLWRWLSHNREKVQEKSLLLCRVPEQLNKYPVMAFRNESFRQCQETLLSAKHYIAFLIIGPFSFMASIFFCTFMGSIIVVYHNLCKEPHFWRRPGICRRRCGRVTRL, encoded by the exons ATGCACTGTGGGGAGGATGGAAGCCAAGAGATGCatctagttttgcttttttccagctcTCCGGCCTGCAGCACACACAAGCAGTTAATCCCAGGCCGTGCAGAGCTGGCTGCTTACCTGTCTGGAGCAGTGCCTGGCAGAGGGAGGGACAAGGGCACGGCTCTGCACCTTGCCAGGGCAGGCatcactgcaaaaatatttgctgaaaaaaGTGCAGCTCCACCCCAAGGAAAACCGGGACCGGGAGCGCAGCCTGCTCTGGGTTTGCAGACGGAGGGTGGTGGCAAGCAGGGGAATGCGTGTGGCTGCAGGGAGTCGAGCACATCCACTTGCTCCCCTTGCAGCCAGGCACTGCCCAGCACCTCCACTTGGCACCACCGGGCTCAGCTGAGGGTGCCGGGCAGGGACGGGTGGCTGGGCAAGGTGACAGCCACTAGGGATCCTGTCCGTGGGGCAATTCCAGCACCGGAGGTCGGGGAGCCCTCGCCACCTCAGTGGGCAGCCATGGGCTGCTGGAGGGGCCCCAGCACCATGCTGGCCTGCCTGCTTCTCCTGCGCCCGCTGCCCTCGCCAGCCTGCCCTGCCGCCTGCCGCTGCTCCTCGGGGGAGGTGGACTGCATCGAGCGTGCCCTCCGCAAGGTGCCACAGAGCCTGCCGACCAACACCAGCACCCTGTGGCTTGGCTACAACTTCATCTCTGTGCTGGGGCCgcactccttccctcccctgtCGGGGTTGCTGCTGCTCAGCCTGCCCCACAACCGCCTGAAGCTGATCCACAGCCAGGCGCTGGTGGGGCTCCGGGCGCTGCAGGAGTTGGACCTCAGCAACAACTACTTAACTGTGCTGAACCCCGAAACCTTCCTGCCCCTCACCAGCCTGACCACGCTCAACCTGGGCAGCAacaggctgagggagctggatcCTGGGGTGCTGCACGCCCTGCCCCAGCTCCAAGCCTTCCTCCTGCAGGACAACCCCTGGGTGTGCAGCTGCGGCATCCTGCCCCTCTGGCGCTGGCTCAGCCACAACAGGGAAAAAGTGCAAG agaagaGTTTGCTCCTCTGCAGAGTCCCAGAGCAGCTGAACAAGTATCCAGTCATGGCCTTCAGGAATGAGTCCTTCAGGCAATGTCAGGAGACCTTACTGTCTGCCAAGCACTACATCGCCTTCTTGATCATTGGACCGTTCTCCTTCATGGCCAGCATCTTCTTCTGCACCTTCATGGGCTCCATCATAGTGGTTTACCACAACCTGTGTAAGGAACCCCACTTCTGGAGGAGACCCGGCATCTGCAGGCGCCGCTGTGGCAGGGTGACTAGGCTTTAG
- the LOC126052413 gene encoding RING finger protein 224-like has translation MSQAGGSPRAEDAGLCVRVHSSRGSQRVECIICYSSYDLCGRLPRRLYCGHTFCQACLKRLDTVANEQRWIPCPQCRQNTPTPRGGVAMLDLDLATFLAVKADKEHPRVAGRSQPDLATKGSCKEKAVTQQPAVLCQDAVPPAPFPRHSCCQHCLCCGVTAAFES, from the coding sequence atgtCCCAAGCCGGTGGCAGCCCCCGGGCAGAGGACGCAGGGCTGTGTGTCAGGGTGCACTCAAGCCGGGGCAGCCAGCGGGTTGAGTGCATCATCTGCTACTCCTCCTACGACCTGTGTGGCCGGCTGCCGCGCCGGCTCTACTGTGGCCATACCTTCTGCCAAGCCTGCCTGAAACGCCTCGACACCGTCGCCAATGAGCAGCGCTGGATCCCCTGCCCGCAGTGCCGCCAGAATACGCCCACACCGCGTGGCGGCGTTGCCATGCTTGACCTCGACCTGGCCACCTTCCTTGCTGTCAAGGCTGACAAGGAGCATCCCCGGGTGGCCGGCAGGTCCCAGCCTGACTTGGCCACCAAGGGCTCATGCAAAGAGAAGGCGGTCACCCAGCAGCCGGCGGTGCTGTGCCAAGACGCGGTGCCTCCAGCGCCATTCCCTCGACacagctgctgccagcactgcctgTGCTGTGGGGTGACGGCGGCCTTCGAGAGCTGA